In a genomic window of Octadecabacter temperatus:
- a CDS encoding 3-hydroxybutyrate dehydrogenase, whose translation MSNNGPLTGKTAVITGSNSGIGLGVAREMAKAGADVVLNSFSDREEDHALATEIAKEFDVKATYIAADMSKADDCRRLITDAGACDILINNAGIQHVAPIDEFPTAKWDAIIAINMSSAFHTTAAALPMMRAAGWGRVINIASAHGLTASPYKSAYVAAKHGIVGMSKTVALETAQEPITCNAVCPGYVLTPLVEAQIPDTMKEYDMSREDVIKNVMLKRQPSKEFATVEQLGGTVVFLASDAAAQITGTTISVDGGWTAL comes from the coding sequence ATGTCAAACAACGGACCTCTTACAGGAAAAACCGCCGTCATTACGGGTTCAAATTCAGGCATCGGCCTTGGCGTTGCGCGTGAGATGGCCAAAGCGGGCGCGGATGTTGTTCTGAATTCGTTTTCAGACCGCGAGGAGGATCATGCGTTAGCAACTGAAATCGCTAAAGAATTCGACGTAAAGGCGACCTATATTGCCGCTGATATGTCAAAGGCTGATGATTGCCGCCGCCTCATCACGGATGCTGGCGCTTGTGATATCTTGATCAACAACGCGGGCATCCAGCACGTCGCCCCGATCGACGAATTCCCGACGGCTAAGTGGGACGCGATCATTGCGATCAACATGAGTTCTGCTTTCCACACCACGGCGGCGGCCTTGCCGATGATGCGGGCGGCAGGTTGGGGACGTGTGATTAACATTGCCTCAGCCCACGGTTTGACGGCTTCACCTTACAAATCAGCCTACGTCGCGGCCAAGCACGGGATTGTTGGCATGTCCAAAACTGTTGCTTTGGAAACTGCGCAAGAACCAATCACCTGCAACGCGGTTTGCCCAGGCTACGTGCTGACACCGCTTGTCGAGGCGCAGATCCCCGACACGATGAAAGAATATGACATGAGCCGCGAAGACGTGATTAAGAACGTCATGCTTAAGCGCCAACCTTCCAAGGAATTCGCAACCGTTGAACAGCTTGGGGGCACTGTTGTGTTCCTTGCATCTGATGCGGCTGCCCAGATCACAGGAACGACCATCAGCGTTGACGGCGGATGGACGGCGCTGTGA